The following proteins are encoded in a genomic region of Aquifex aeolicus VF5:
- a CDS encoding Rrf2 family transcriptional regulator has translation MIFSDTVRYALIALAYLALNRDRLVKVEEIAKVHKIPRPFLAKVMHELSKRGVVYSVKGPRGGFSLAKEPDKITIWDIIELFGDAYKYEMCLLMPHKCSEFADNPCIVHHKWEELKSQIQDFFKGTTIKDLINIEEKHLFPVSR, from the coding sequence ATGATATTTTCTGATACAGTCAGGTACGCTCTTATAGCCTTGGCTTACTTGGCCTTGAACAGGGACAGGTTAGTAAAGGTTGAAGAGATAGCAAAAGTGCACAAGATACCACGTCCCTTTCTTGCAAAGGTCATGCACGAGCTCTCGAAAAGGGGAGTTGTTTACTCGGTAAAGGGACCAAGGGGCGGCTTTTCACTTGCAAAGGAACCTGACAAAATCACTATATGGGACATTATAGAACTCTTCGGGGATGCGTATAAATACGAGATGTGCTTGCTCATGCCTCACAAGTGTAGTGAGTTTGCCGATAACCCGTGCATAGTCCACCACAAGTGGGAAGAACTAAAGTCACAAATACAGGACTTCTTTAAGGGGACAACTATCAAGGATCTCATCAACATAGAAGAAAAGCACCTTTTCCCCGTTTCCCGTTAA
- a CDS encoding 6-pyruvoyl trahydropterin synthase family protein — MKWEISKTFRFEAGHRVWKQNLTYGRGAQFTKEKPVNKCVNLHGHSYVLEVTVGSDTLSEQDMVMDFYHVKNALKGLIEEIDHSFIIDVNDPMYPELKDVAEKYGAMKIFPVEFCPTAEALAKFFYDFLKKRLEEAGLLGEVKVVKVVLWETATSKAEYKEE; from the coding sequence ATGAAGTGGGAAATAAGCAAAACCTTCAGGTTTGAAGCGGGACACAGGGTGTGGAAGCAGAACCTCACATATGGAAGAGGTGCTCAATTTACGAAGGAAAAACCTGTTAACAAATGCGTAAACCTCCACGGCCACAGTTATGTGCTGGAAGTTACTGTGGGTTCTGACACCTTAAGCGAGCAGGACATGGTAATGGACTTTTACCACGTAAAGAACGCCCTCAAGGGTTTAATAGAGGAGATAGACCACAGTTTTATCATAGACGTAAACGACCCTATGTACCCTGAATTAAAAGATGTTGCAGAAAAGTACGGAGCAATGAAGATATTTCCAGTGGAGTTTTGTCCCACCGCTGAAGCCCTTGCAAAGTTCTTTTATGACTTTCTTAAGAAAAGACTTGAAGAAGCGGGACTACTGGGGGAGGTAAAGGTAGTTAAGGTAGTTCTCTGGGAAACGGCTACATCTAAGGCGGAGTATAAGGAAGAGTAA